GAACCCCGCCTGACCTTGGATATGGATGTCGTGATCGATTTAGCCCCTCCTAAGATCAAAGAATTCGCGGCTTCGTTTGGGCCTGAATATTACGTTAATCCTGAAAGCATAAATGAAGCGGTCAATTCTTCGGGGCATTTTAATTTTATTCAATCCGAGGTCGGGATCAAAGTTGACTTTTATGTTTTAGGCAAAGATAGTTTCAGCCAAACCGAGTTTTCGAGAAAGAAAAAAGAGGCCTTTGACGAAAATATTTCCGCTTTTTTCGCTTCTCCCGAAGATGTGATCGTCAAAAAGCTTGAATGGTTTAAAATGGGGGAGTCGCAAAAACATCTGGAAGATATCGAAGGGATTTTAAAAATATCCGGCGATAAATTGGACCTGAATTATATTGACAAGTGGGCCTTGAAAAACGGGACACACGCTATCTGGAAAGAGCTCAAAACTAAACTATCTTCAAATTGATGTCCAGCGCCTTGGCCGAATGCGTCAGCGCACCGACGGAGATGAAGTTAACGCCAGTTTTGGCGATCGCGGCCACATTCTTCAAATTAATCCCGCCCGAGGCCTCGGTTTTAACTCCGGTCTTTTTGCAAAGCTTGACGGCGGCACGCAAGGTTTTCGGGCCCATGTTATCCAGCAGAATCCTGTCCACTCCGACATTGATCGCTCTCTGAACCTCATTAATAGTCTTGGCTTCGATTTCCACTCCCCTCGTCCCCCGGCCCCCATCCCTTGCCTTCTCAACCGCTTTTTCTATTCCCCCAGCTAATTTGATATGGTTGTCTTTAATTAAAATAGCATCATATAAGCCCATCCGGTGATTCTGCCCGCCGCCCATTTTCACCGCGTATTTTTCGAGAAGGCGCATTCCGGGGATTGTTTTGCGTGTATCG
This window of the Candidatus Margulisiibacteriota bacterium genome carries:
- the nadC gene encoding carboxylating nicotinate-nucleotide diphosphorylase, yielding MSIKEVTDFMVKLALAEDVGRGDLTTRAIIQKDQKAKAILTAKEAGVICGQAIAAEVFRHLDPRIRYSAKVKDGAFAKKGKIIAVVSGPARGILAGERVALNFLQHLSGIATLTKKFALRVTHYAPRTKILDTRKTIPGMRLLEKYAVKMGGGQNHRMGLYDAILIKDNHIKLAGGIEKAVEKARDGGRGTRGVEIEAKTINEVQRAINVGVDRILLDNMGPKTLRAAVKLCKKTGVKTEASGGINLKNVAAIAKTGVNFISVGALTHSAKALDINLKIV